One genomic region from Microcella humidisoli encodes:
- a CDS encoding ribonucleoside-diphosphate reductase subunit alpha yields MSITVVKRDGAREPYDANKINLAIERAAEGLPDSIAWVTQIASELELTLFDGISTQQLDEAVIQVALQNVKDDPAFDVVAARLLLKTIYKRVLGDYENSAELRELHRAHFAEYIHRGVDEALLDPRFPDLFDLDALADVLDPSNDELLKYIGVVTLNNRYGIKARNGEPLETPQYFWMRVAMGLSLNEADPTTHAIAFYAKMSKLEYLAAGSTLVNAGTSYPQLSNCFVMEMQDDIEHIAKSVRDVMWLTKGTGGIGLAVTKLRAQGSPIRSNNTTSTGPIPFMHTIDSVLRAVSRGGKKFGALCFYMENWHMDFPEFLDLRQNSGDPYRRTRTANTAVWISDEFMKRVQNDEDWYLFDPLEVADLNELYGKEFSKRYAEYIAMAERGELNMFKKIGAREQFKQILISLQSTSHPWLTWKDTINNRAINNNTGTIHLSNLCTEICLPQDRDNISVCNLASINLSQHFVVGADGRGALDWAKIDESARLAVRQLDNLIDITVSSVDEADHANQNNRAIGLGVMGFTDVVERLGFSYDSEEAFDLIDEIMEHVSYAAIDESADLAQERGSYANFAGSRWSQGLVPLDTIDLTEADRGVEVQVNRTTRLDWDALRTKVKGGMRNATLMAIAPTASIGLVAGTTPGLDPQFSQIFSRSTSSGKFLEVNRNLVNALQAHGLWERVREDILRSQGDIQGISAIPDDIKAAYKTSFQLSPYAFLEVAARAQKWIDQAISRNMYLETRDVDEMIDIYSAAWKKGVKTTYYLHMKPRHTAEQSTVKVNKAEAINADASSAPKKGFGSAVAAAPAETASAAPARKGFGFGGAAKAGE; encoded by the coding sequence GTGAGCATCACCGTTGTCAAGCGCGATGGGGCCCGGGAGCCGTACGACGCCAACAAGATCAACCTGGCGATCGAGCGCGCTGCTGAGGGTCTGCCCGACTCGATCGCCTGGGTGACCCAGATCGCGAGCGAGCTCGAGCTCACGCTCTTCGACGGCATCTCGACGCAGCAGCTCGACGAGGCGGTCATTCAGGTCGCCCTGCAGAACGTGAAAGACGACCCGGCGTTCGACGTCGTGGCCGCCCGCCTCCTGCTCAAGACCATCTACAAGCGCGTGCTCGGCGACTACGAGAACTCGGCCGAACTGCGCGAGCTGCACCGCGCGCACTTCGCGGAGTACATCCACCGCGGCGTCGACGAGGCGCTGCTCGACCCGCGGTTCCCCGACCTCTTCGACCTCGACGCCCTCGCCGACGTGCTCGACCCCTCGAACGACGAGCTGCTCAAGTACATCGGCGTCGTCACCCTCAACAACCGGTACGGCATCAAGGCGCGCAACGGCGAGCCGCTCGAGACCCCGCAGTACTTCTGGATGCGGGTCGCCATGGGCCTCTCGCTCAACGAGGCCGACCCCACGACGCACGCGATCGCCTTCTACGCCAAGATGTCGAAGCTCGAGTACCTCGCGGCGGGTTCGACGCTCGTCAACGCCGGCACGAGCTACCCGCAGCTGTCGAACTGCTTCGTCATGGAGATGCAGGACGACATCGAGCACATCGCCAAGAGCGTGCGCGACGTCATGTGGCTCACGAAGGGCACGGGCGGCATCGGCCTCGCGGTCACCAAGCTGCGTGCCCAGGGCTCGCCCATCCGCTCGAACAACACGACCTCCACCGGGCCGATCCCCTTCATGCACACGATCGACTCGGTGCTGCGCGCGGTCAGCCGCGGCGGCAAGAAGTTCGGCGCCCTGTGCTTCTACATGGAGAACTGGCACATGGACTTCCCCGAGTTCCTCGACCTGCGCCAGAACTCGGGCGACCCCTACCGCCGCACCCGCACCGCCAACACCGCCGTGTGGATCAGCGACGAGTTCATGAAGCGCGTGCAGAACGACGAGGACTGGTACCTCTTCGACCCGCTCGAGGTCGCCGACCTCAACGAGCTGTACGGCAAGGAGTTCTCGAAGCGCTACGCCGAGTACATCGCCATGGCCGAGCGCGGCGAGCTCAACATGTTCAAGAAGATCGGTGCGCGCGAGCAGTTCAAGCAGATCCTCATCTCGCTGCAGAGCACGAGCCACCCGTGGCTGACGTGGAAGGACACGATCAACAACCGGGCCATCAACAACAACACCGGCACGATCCACCTCTCGAACCTCTGCACCGAGATTTGCCTGCCGCAGGACCGCGACAACATCTCGGTCTGCAACCTGGCCTCGATCAACCTCTCGCAGCACTTCGTCGTCGGGGCCGACGGCCGCGGCGCGCTCGACTGGGCGAAGATCGACGAGAGCGCGCGCCTCGCGGTGCGTCAGCTCGACAACCTCATCGACATCACCGTGTCGAGCGTCGACGAGGCCGACCACGCCAACCAGAACAACCGGGCCATCGGCCTGGGCGTCATGGGCTTCACCGACGTCGTCGAGCGCCTCGGCTTCTCGTACGACTCGGAGGAGGCCTTCGACCTCATCGACGAGATCATGGAGCACGTCTCGTACGCCGCGATCGACGAGTCGGCCGACCTGGCGCAGGAGCGCGGCTCGTACGCGAACTTCGCGGGCAGCCGCTGGTCGCAGGGCCTCGTGCCGCTCGACACGATCGACCTCACCGAGGCCGACCGCGGTGTCGAGGTGCAGGTCAACCGCACCACGCGTCTCGACTGGGACGCCCTGCGCACGAAGGTCAAGGGCGGCATGCGCAACGCGACCCTCATGGCCATCGCGCCCACGGCATCCATCGGTCTCGTCGCCGGCACCACGCCGGGCCTCGACCCGCAGTTCTCGCAGATCTTCAGCCGCTCGACGAGCTCGGGCAAGTTCCTCGAGGTCAACCGCAACCTCGTGAACGCGCTGCAGGCGCACGGGCTCTGGGAGCGCGTGCGGGAGGACATCCTGCGCAGCCAGGGCGACATCCAGGGCATCTCGGCGATCCCCGACGACATCAAGGCGGCGTACAAGACGAGCTTCCAGCTCTCGCCCTACGCCTTCCTCGAGGTCGCGGCGCGCGCCCAGAAGTGGATCGACCAGGCCATCAGCCGCAACATGTACCTCGAGACGCGCGACGTCGACGAGATGATCGACATCTACAGCGCCGCATGGAAGAAGGGCGTGAAGACGACCTACTACCTGCACATGAAGCCGCGCCACACCGCCGAGCAGTCGACGGTCAAGGTCAACAAGGCTGAGGCGATCAACGCGGATGCGAGCAGCGCCCCGAAGAAGGGCTTCGGCTCGGCCGTCGCCGCGGCTCCGGCCGAGACCGCGAGCGCGGCACCCGCGCGCAAGGGCTTCGGCTTCGGCGGCGCCGCGAAGGCGGGGGAGTGA
- a CDS encoding ribonucleotide-diphosphate reductase subunit beta → MGILGTGIQEGLLLKPVTYKWAMDLYDQAVANTWFPNEIQLGEDIADFKKMSDEERHAITFLMSYFNPNELLVNKALAFGVYPYVKAPEAHLYLAKQMWEEANHCMSFEYVLETFPIDRAAAYDSHIDVPSMARKEEFEVKFIRRMTEDTLDITTTEGKQDFIRNLVAYNVILEGIWFYSGFMVALSFRQRNLLRNFGSLVDWIVRDESLHLKFGINLILTVLEENPDLQTPEFAAEIRQMILDAVEMEEQYNHDLLPNGILGLNANYINQYVKYLADRRLEELGFEPEYNVSNPAKWMATANDTLQLVNFFESTNTSYEVNAKTSA, encoded by the coding sequence ATGGGAATCCTCGGAACCGGAATCCAGGAGGGCCTGCTGCTCAAGCCGGTCACCTACAAGTGGGCCATGGACCTCTACGACCAGGCGGTTGCCAACACCTGGTTCCCCAACGAGATCCAGCTCGGTGAAGACATCGCCGACTTCAAGAAGATGAGCGACGAAGAGCGTCACGCCATCACGTTCCTCATGTCGTACTTCAACCCGAACGAGCTGCTCGTCAACAAGGCGCTCGCGTTCGGCGTCTACCCCTACGTCAAGGCTCCCGAGGCGCACCTCTACCTCGCGAAGCAGATGTGGGAGGAAGCCAATCACTGCATGAGCTTCGAGTACGTGCTCGAGACCTTCCCGATCGACCGCGCCGCGGCCTACGACAGCCACATCGACGTGCCGTCGATGGCGCGCAAGGAGGAGTTCGAGGTCAAGTTCATCCGCCGCATGACGGAGGACACGCTCGACATCACGACGACCGAGGGCAAGCAGGACTTCATCCGCAACCTCGTCGCCTACAACGTGATCCTCGAGGGCATCTGGTTCTACTCGGGCTTCATGGTCGCCCTGTCGTTCCGCCAGCGCAACCTGCTGCGCAACTTCGGTTCGCTCGTCGACTGGATCGTGCGGGACGAGAGCCTGCACCTGAAGTTCGGCATCAACCTCATCCTCACGGTGCTGGAGGAGAACCCCGACCTGCAGACGCCGGAGTTCGCCGCCGAGATCCGTCAGATGATCCTCGACGCCGTCGAGATGGAGGAGCAGTACAACCACGACCTCCTCCCCAACGGCATCCTGGGCCTCAACGCCAACTACATCAACCAGTACGTCAAGTACCTGGCCGACCGTCGTCTCGAAGAGCTCGGCTTCGAGCCCGAGTACAACGTGTCGAACCCGGCGAAGTGGATGGCGACGGCGAACGACACCCTGCAGCTCGTCAACTTCTTCGAGTCGACGAACACCTCGTACGAGGTCAACGCCAAGACCTCGGCCTAG
- a CDS encoding amidohydrolase, giving the protein MPHADLLFLGGVVYAGPGRGTVPGVAAPAPLQVAVVDGRIAAVDADLSAWRVPATEVVDLAGGMLHAGFVDAHIHPIQGGLERLGCDLSDGSSADDYARLISEYAQLNPPRGCDASRAWITGGGWAMSAFAGGTPSAAELDAIEPIRPVFLYNRDHHGAWANSAALALAGITADTPDPADGRIERLPDGSPQGTLHEGAAALVAAVAPAATPDDEYAALLEAQRYAHSFGITAWQDAIVGDYFGASDTALVYRRALAEGRLTVDVVGALWWDRARGIEQVPELVARREAHATELGPASRFRLSAVKIMADGVVENGTAAMLEPYLVLDGAAPSEHPTGIAFVGGQALTDAIMALDAAGFSAHVHVIGDRAVRDALDAFEAAAAANAWSERPSTDARRHHLAHLQFVHPDDVARFAALGVTANMQALWACNEPQMRDLTVPLVGPERAATQYPFASILHAGSSAGHDGAATDARPRLCAGSDWPVSTPDPWQAIHVAVNRTLPADDPEHDPEPLLAHEELTLAEALDAYTAGSAFINGNGPGDAHVTGVIEVGAVADLAATDRDPFARPAASIHATRNVGTWVAGRRVFG; this is encoded by the coding sequence GTGCCCCACGCAGATCTGCTCTTCCTCGGAGGAGTCGTCTATGCGGGGCCGGGCCGCGGCACTGTTCCGGGGGTTGCAGCGCCCGCTCCGTTGCAGGTCGCGGTCGTCGACGGCCGCATCGCGGCGGTGGATGCTGACCTCAGTGCCTGGCGCGTCCCGGCTACCGAGGTGGTCGATCTGGCGGGCGGGATGCTGCACGCGGGGTTCGTCGACGCGCACATCCACCCCATCCAGGGCGGCCTCGAGCGGCTCGGCTGCGACCTGAGCGACGGCTCCTCAGCCGACGACTACGCGCGGCTCATCTCGGAGTACGCGCAGCTCAATCCTCCGCGCGGCTGCGACGCCTCGCGCGCGTGGATCACGGGCGGCGGCTGGGCGATGAGCGCGTTCGCCGGCGGCACGCCGAGTGCCGCCGAGCTCGACGCGATCGAGCCCATCCGGCCGGTCTTCCTCTACAACCGCGACCACCACGGCGCCTGGGCCAACTCGGCCGCGCTCGCGCTCGCGGGCATCACCGCCGACACTCCCGACCCGGCCGACGGCCGCATCGAGCGGCTACCCGATGGCAGTCCGCAGGGCACGCTGCACGAGGGCGCCGCCGCGCTCGTCGCCGCGGTCGCCCCCGCCGCGACGCCCGATGACGAGTACGCCGCCCTGCTCGAGGCGCAGCGCTACGCGCACTCGTTCGGCATCACCGCGTGGCAGGACGCGATCGTCGGCGACTACTTCGGCGCGAGCGACACGGCTCTCGTCTACCGCCGCGCCCTGGCGGAGGGGCGACTGACGGTCGACGTCGTCGGCGCGCTGTGGTGGGATCGTGCCCGCGGCATCGAGCAGGTGCCCGAGCTCGTCGCGCGCCGCGAGGCGCATGCGACCGAGCTGGGCCCCGCCTCCCGTTTTCGACTCAGCGCCGTCAAGATCATGGCCGACGGTGTCGTCGAGAACGGCACGGCGGCGATGCTCGAGCCGTACCTGGTTCTCGACGGCGCGGCGCCGAGCGAGCATCCCACCGGCATCGCCTTCGTCGGCGGGCAGGCGCTCACCGACGCGATCATGGCGCTCGACGCCGCTGGCTTCAGCGCGCACGTGCACGTCATCGGCGACCGCGCAGTGCGCGACGCCCTCGACGCCTTCGAGGCGGCCGCGGCCGCGAACGCGTGGTCAGAGCGCCCGTCGACGGATGCCCGCCGCCACCACCTCGCCCACCTGCAGTTCGTGCACCCCGACGACGTGGCGCGCTTCGCCGCGCTCGGCGTGACCGCCAACATGCAGGCGCTCTGGGCCTGCAACGAGCCGCAGATGCGCGACCTCACCGTGCCGCTCGTCGGCCCCGAGCGCGCCGCGACGCAGTACCCCTTCGCGAGCATCCTGCACGCAGGCAGCAGTGCCGGTCACGACGGCGCGGCGACCGATGCTCGCCCGCGCCTGTGCGCCGGCAGCGACTGGCCCGTCTCGACGCCCGATCCGTGGCAGGCCATCCACGTGGCGGTGAATCGCACGTTGCCCGCCGACGACCCCGAGCACGATCCCGAGCCGCTGCTCGCGCACGAGGAGCTCACGCTGGCCGAGGCGCTCGACGCCTACACGGCCGGCTCGGCGTTCATCAACGGGAACGGGCCGGGCGACGCGCACGTTACGGGCGTCATCGAGGTCGGAGCGGTCGCGGACCTGGCCGCGACCGACCGCGACCCGTTCGCGAGGCCCGCGGCGAGCATCCACGCCACCCGGAACGTCGGCACCTGGGTGGCGGGCCGTCGCGTCTTCGGCTGA
- a CDS encoding type II toxin-antitoxin system Phd/YefM family antitoxin produces MDRIGVRELRQNASKYLDRVKQGESIEVTERGVPVAIIGPVPTVKDSRVQELIDERRMTPGRGGSAAWLAANPPTPINPEHGRPSIADLLDEQREERL; encoded by the coding sequence ATGGACCGGATCGGGGTGCGCGAGCTGCGGCAGAACGCGAGCAAGTACCTTGACCGCGTGAAGCAAGGCGAGTCGATCGAGGTGACCGAGCGTGGGGTGCCGGTCGCGATCATCGGGCCCGTGCCGACAGTGAAAGATTCGCGAGTGCAAGAACTGATTGACGAAAGGCGCATGACGCCGGGGCGCGGGGGCTCTGCCGCGTGGCTCGCCGCGAATCCTCCCACCCCGATCAACCCGGAGCACGGCAGGCCGTCGATCGCTGATCTTCTCGATGAACAACGCGAAGAGCGGCTCTAG
- a CDS encoding type II toxin-antitoxin system VapC family toxin, whose amino-acid sequence MLYLDTSAAVKLLIEEKESSALRAYLSHHDWASSALVRTELVRALLRADPSVVPRALDLLAQGNLLVIDTQVLDTAARLSPPSLRSLDAIHLASALELRDELTAFVAYDERLLAAASALGMPVASPAD is encoded by the coding sequence GTGCTGTATCTCGATACGTCTGCCGCGGTGAAGCTTCTGATCGAGGAAAAGGAGTCTTCGGCACTTCGGGCGTACCTGAGCCACCACGACTGGGCTTCGAGCGCACTCGTGCGAACCGAGCTGGTGCGGGCACTCCTTCGCGCCGATCCCTCCGTTGTGCCACGGGCGCTCGACCTGCTCGCGCAGGGCAACCTGCTGGTCATCGACACCCAGGTGCTCGACACGGCAGCGCGACTGTCGCCGCCATCACTGCGCAGCCTCGACGCGATTCACCTCGCGAGCGCGCTGGAGCTTCGCGACGAGTTGACCGCGTTCGTTGCGTACGACGAGCGACTGCTGGCCGCGGCATCCGCGCTGGGTATGCCGGTCGCGTCGCCGGCCGATTAG
- a CDS encoding acyl-CoA thioesterase has protein sequence MESPADRITLQFFAEPKDSAVGGATVAAGSVLEWIDKAGYACAVGWSASYCVTAYVGNVHFTRSIAPGDLVQAHARIVHTGRTSMQVLVVIESASPRTREFSIATHCILVFVAVDADGSARPVEPWRPRSDDDRVLQASAEQRILVRREIREAMLAQAYTEEGTAPRTTFRFLASPSVANWGGKAHGGTVMRWIDEAAFACAAGWSSEHAVAVYSGGIQFSQPIGIGDLVEVDARLIHTGHRSMHIAVRVRAGSPRRPHDLALTTTCMTVFVDRAADGRAAPVAPLPLVSDEDHRLDEHARDLMELRRKPIPIPLELLAWGAD, from the coding sequence GTGGAGTCACCGGCCGACCGCATCACGCTGCAGTTCTTCGCCGAGCCGAAGGATTCGGCGGTGGGCGGCGCGACCGTTGCGGCGGGCAGCGTGCTCGAATGGATCGACAAGGCCGGCTACGCCTGCGCCGTCGGCTGGAGCGCCTCCTATTGCGTCACCGCCTACGTCGGCAACGTGCACTTCACGCGCTCGATCGCGCCGGGCGATCTCGTGCAGGCGCACGCGCGCATCGTGCACACCGGCCGCACGAGCATGCAGGTGCTCGTCGTCATCGAGTCGGCGAGCCCGCGCACGCGCGAGTTCTCGATCGCGACCCACTGCATCCTCGTCTTCGTCGCGGTGGATGCCGATGGCTCCGCGCGCCCCGTCGAACCCTGGCGGCCCCGCTCCGACGACGACCGCGTGCTGCAGGCGAGCGCCGAGCAGCGCATCCTCGTTCGGCGCGAGATCCGCGAGGCGATGCTCGCGCAGGCGTACACCGAGGAGGGCACGGCGCCGCGGACGACGTTCCGTTTCCTCGCCTCGCCCTCGGTTGCCAACTGGGGCGGCAAGGCGCACGGCGGCACCGTCATGCGCTGGATCGACGAGGCCGCCTTCGCCTGCGCCGCTGGCTGGTCGAGCGAGCACGCCGTCGCCGTCTATTCGGGCGGCATCCAGTTCTCGCAGCCGATCGGCATCGGCGACCTTGTCGAGGTGGATGCCCGGCTCATCCACACCGGACACCGCTCGATGCACATCGCGGTGCGCGTGCGTGCTGGCTCGCCGCGTCGCCCGCACGACCTCGCCCTCACCACCACGTGCATGACGGTCTTCGTCGACCGCGCAGCTGACGGCCGGGCCGCCCCCGTCGCCCCGCTGCCGCTCGTCAGCGATGAGGACCATCGGCTCGACGAGCACGCCCGCGATCTCATGGAGCTGCGCCGCAAGCCCATCCCGATCCCGCTTGAGCTGCTCGCCTGGGGTGCCGACTAA
- a CDS encoding DUF3418 domain-containing protein yields the protein MVASYGGQRNGPAEAELIVSGDGTYGSQSVAARASRPEPRIREARWMLEELRLSLFARPLGAQGPISVQRIRKQLST from the coding sequence ATGGTGGCATCGTACGGCGGGCAACGAAACGGCCCCGCCGAGGCCGAGCTGATCGTGAGCGGAGACGGCACGTACGGGTCGCAGTCGGTCGCGGCTCGAGCGTCGCGGCCCGAGCCGCGCATCCGCGAGGCCCGCTGGATGCTCGAAGAGCTGCGTCTCTCGCTCTTCGCGCGGCCGCTCGGCGCGCAGGGCCCGATCTCGGTGCAGCGCATCCGCAAGCAGCTCAGCACCTAG
- a CDS encoding sulfatase-like hydrolase/transferase gives MGSESLIATTPSPRAMLLTVLAWVTVIAAPLLPGMLGCASASAARLPVETILLLLLSLLLRHPTLRLVVASAFAMITVVAIAIAVLDRSFLATIDRGFALAEDWRAVANAYRVVDGVVGPTLAALAATLAVAIAIALMVVLVWCAQRCARTLHDTGNHGRIAVTAAAVTWSALAIAGVQYPTGTAVAAADSLRSLSTTVEYATQSARERDAFAAELRVDPLVAQASGQLLGSLRGKDVVIAFVESFGEVAVSGTGPMSSISRTIDEYAARLSRDGYRAESAFLSSPTFGGVSWLAHSTLQSGMWVDSQQKYDTLLESDRLTISRLFHDAGWRTVVVSPAVTEPWPEGAAFYGFDRLLDKSALAYEGPAFGFASVPDQFTWHRFAEEELSRPAPIMAQLSLISSHSPWTPNPQLVPWAHIGKPGPFSAQPRDSADVWPDAQRVRAAYAESIRYSLRSTLSFLETYDPSNLVLVLVGDHQPSRIVSGETADTDVPITIVSKDSAVFEHIEEWGWDAGFRPSSDAPVWRMDAFRDRFVAAFSDPE, from the coding sequence ATGGGCAGTGAATCGTTGATCGCCACCACGCCATCCCCGCGGGCGATGCTGCTGACCGTGCTCGCCTGGGTGACCGTGATCGCGGCCCCGCTGCTGCCGGGCATGCTCGGCTGCGCATCGGCGTCAGCGGCACGGCTTCCCGTGGAGACGATCCTGCTGCTTCTTCTGAGCCTCCTTCTGCGGCACCCCACGCTCCGACTCGTCGTGGCGTCAGCGTTTGCGATGATCACCGTCGTCGCCATCGCGATCGCTGTGCTCGATCGGTCGTTCCTTGCGACGATCGACCGCGGCTTCGCGCTTGCGGAGGACTGGCGTGCCGTCGCCAACGCCTACCGCGTCGTGGATGGCGTCGTGGGCCCGACCCTTGCGGCCCTCGCCGCAACTCTCGCCGTCGCCATCGCAATCGCCCTGATGGTGGTGCTCGTGTGGTGCGCCCAACGATGCGCGCGTACCCTCCACGACACAGGCAACCACGGACGCATTGCGGTCACCGCGGCGGCTGTCACCTGGAGCGCGCTCGCGATCGCCGGGGTGCAGTACCCCACCGGCACAGCTGTCGCCGCGGCCGATTCGCTGAGATCGCTGTCCACGACAGTGGAATATGCGACACAGAGCGCCCGCGAACGGGACGCGTTCGCCGCAGAGCTCCGGGTGGATCCGCTGGTTGCGCAGGCCTCGGGGCAACTGCTCGGATCACTGCGTGGCAAGGATGTCGTCATCGCCTTCGTCGAAAGCTTCGGCGAGGTCGCGGTGTCGGGCACAGGGCCGATGTCGAGCATCAGCCGCACCATCGACGAGTACGCGGCGCGGTTGAGCCGTGACGGGTACCGCGCCGAAAGCGCGTTCCTGAGCTCACCGACCTTCGGCGGTGTCAGCTGGCTCGCCCACAGCACCCTGCAAAGCGGCATGTGGGTTGACTCGCAGCAGAAGTACGACACGCTGCTCGAGAGCGACCGCCTGACGATCAGTCGGCTCTTTCACGACGCGGGCTGGCGCACCGTCGTCGTCAGTCCGGCCGTCACGGAGCCCTGGCCCGAGGGCGCCGCCTTCTACGGCTTCGACCGGCTGCTCGACAAGAGTGCCCTGGCATACGAGGGGCCGGCCTTCGGCTTCGCGAGCGTGCCCGACCAGTTCACGTGGCACCGCTTCGCCGAGGAGGAGCTGTCGCGGCCCGCCCCGATCATGGCCCAGCTGAGTCTCATCTCGTCGCACTCGCCCTGGACACCGAACCCGCAGTTGGTCCCGTGGGCACACATCGGCAAGCCCGGCCCCTTCTCCGCTCAACCGCGCGACTCTGCAGACGTCTGGCCGGATGCCCAGCGCGTGCGTGCCGCGTACGCCGAGTCGATCCGATACTCGCTTCGCTCGACGCTCTCGTTTCTCGAGACGTACGACCCGTCGAATCTCGTTCTGGTGCTCGTCGGCGACCACCAGCCCTCGCGCATCGTGAGCGGCGAGACAGCCGACACCGACGTGCCCATCACGATCGTGTCGAAGGATTCTGCCGTGTTTGAGCACATCGAGGAATGGGGGTGGGACGCCGGATTCCGTCCGTCGTCCGACGCGCCAGTGTGGCGCATGGACGCTTTCCGCGACCGGTTCGTCGCCGCGTTCAGCGATCCGGAGTGA